In Arachis hypogaea cultivar Tifrunner chromosome 17, arahy.Tifrunner.gnm2.J5K5, whole genome shotgun sequence, a single window of DNA contains:
- the LOC112767212 gene encoding protein SMALL AUXIN UP-REGULATED RNA 12 — MSSSSGIGKCSKIRHIVWLRQMLRRWRNKAHNKSSWSKSQRTPSDVPAGHVAVCVGSNSTRFVVRATHLNHPVFKNLLFHAEEEYGFSNHGPLAIPCDEALFKEILRFISRSDSSSSRFVNHDDLQRYCHAGSIRTNLDFLPDSMPLLTNN; from the coding sequence ATGTCATCATCATCCGGGATCGGAAAATGCAGCAAGATCCGCCACATAGTGTGGCTCCGGCAGATGCTGCGGCGATGGCGCAACAAGGCCCACAATAAGTCGTCGTGGTCGAAGAGCCAGCGTACGCCCTCCGATGTCCCCGCAGGACACGTGGCGGTGTGCGTGGGCAGCAACTCCACGAGATTCGTGGTACGCGCCACCCACTTGAACCACCCGGTGTTCAAGAACCTTCTCTTCCACGCGGAGGAAGAGTACGGTTTCTCGAACCACGGTCCCCTCGCTATTCCATGCGACGAAGCCCTCTTCAAAGAGATCCTCCGCTTCATTTCCCGATCTGACTCATCGTCCTCCCGCTTCGTTAACCACGATGACCTCCAGAGATACTGCCACGCTGGCAGCATCCGTACCAACCTGGACTTTTTGCCCGACTCCATGCCGTTACTCACTAACAACTAA